The following proteins are co-located in the Periplaneta americana isolate PAMFEO1 chromosome 12, P.americana_PAMFEO1_priV1, whole genome shotgun sequence genome:
- the LOC138710014 gene encoding fatty acid synthase-like: MSSSILQHADLLRTAVDVLSDGAYILAREKPDSKSPGFNDTRLEVVMEKTCEHEKLVLLKKAPALPAVDMVLVSAQNSNWLARITPHRIVLVAQREALSGIVGLVEHIRRQPGSSFVRCFFILDTLAPLFDINLPFYRKQLNKDLVMNVYNNGKWGSYRHMPMSSPPIIPVPHAYVSVRTRGDLSSLEWVEGRLHPVAVVAKPAEELVHVYNSGLNFRDVLTATKKT; encoded by the exons ATGTCGTCTAGCATCCTGCAGCATGCTGATCTGCTGCGAACAGCTGTGGACGTTCTGTCAGATGGGGCCTATATCCTGGCACGGGAGAAGCCAGACAGCAAGAGTCCTGGGTTCAATGACACACGGTTAGAGGTAGTGATGGAGAAAACTTGCGAGCACGAGAAGCTTGTGTTGCTCAAAAAG GCTCCAGCACTGCCCGCTGTGGACATGGTCTTGGTGTCGGCACAGAACAGCAACTGGCTGGCCCGCATCACTCCACACCGCATCGTGCTGGTGGCTCAGCGTGAGGCGCTCAGCGGCATTGTCGGCCTCGTCGAACACATCCGCAGACAGCCCGGGAGCAGCTTTGTCAG GTGTTTCTTCATTCTGGATACACTGGCGCCCCTGTTTGACATTAATTTGCCGTTTTATCGAAAACAACTGAACAAGGACTTGGTCATGAACGTGTACAACAATGGAAAGTGGGGATCGTACCGACACATGCCAATGTCGAGCCCTCCGATCATCCCTGTGCCTCACGCCTACGTGAGTGTGAGGACAAGGGGAGACCTGTCCAGCCTGGAGTGGGTGGAAGGCAGACTGCATCCAGTGGC TGTTGTAGCCAAGCCTGCAGAGGAGCTGGTGCACGTCTATAATTCTGGACTCAACTTCCGCGATGTACTGACTGCAACCAAAAAAACTTGA